A window of the Gossypium hirsutum isolate 1008001.06 chromosome A03, Gossypium_hirsutum_v2.1, whole genome shotgun sequence genome harbors these coding sequences:
- the LOC107886726 gene encoding uncharacterized protein isoform X4 has product MEIQRRVSPRFQNLPNGGKSNIEKIWNATKSRKTLNTRVSPRFQNLLNVGNSNIEKIRNATDSGKKSNTRASPNSKIVKIRNETDSTKISNTRVSPRFQNLPKFEKMRDAADTRKKSNTRVSPRFQNLPNGGNSNNEKKRDAALSTKTSNTSASPRFENLPNIEKIWNATDSRTTSNTRVSPRFQNLPNGGNSNNEKKRDATPSTKTSNRVSPRFQNLPKFEKIWDATDPRKKSNTRVSPRFQNLPNGDNSNNEKLRDATLSIKTSNTRVSPRFQNVPNVDNANIEKTWDATDSRKTLNTRVSPRFQNLPNGDNSNIGKIQNVPDSRKTPNTRVSPRLQSIPLEKRPFYGSSQKRKTLDDSQDEIMVKKHKVGNAKLGCLSNGYVTVENDEKDVADLQETDSKGGKYGDDLTSIHGISTTMAVKDKLRLFNKYFLHFSKAEDARCYRVNGSATDHEIANGKIKDKEEGCEGHVKQAKRSKHKGCVTKRPDLKAISEMLNKNEVLCHERYFGDLPGIEVGHRFYSRAEMVAVGLHKLLQKRIDYIGKPYVESEYNGYTFPLAAAIVMSGQYEDDFGNREEIVYTGEGEKDIPGKKRQFRDQVMRCGNLALKNNKKQSVPIRVIRGHKCDDSYSKKVYIYDGLYKVTGYWDEKGVSGFKVFKYRLKRLRGQDNLTSQNQVHFVRGKVSRVQQELPGLVCKDLSNGQEDKCIPVFNFYNPSLAPTGFKYINSIKVAKNVSIPPDAPGCNCRGKCTNPRSCSCAQLNGGDFPYVSRDGGRLFEAKDVVFECGPNCGCRPECVNRSSQQGLKYQLEVYRTKEKGWAVRSLDFIPSGAPVCEYVGILRKNDELEDISENDYIFEIDCWHTMKGIGGREVTFLFLCQTLWMKLMREL; this is encoded by the exons atggaAATACAGCGAAGAGTTAGTCCAAGGTTTCAAAATCTACCAAACGGTGGTAAATCGAACATTGAGAAGATATGGAATGCAACAAAATCAAGAAAAACATTAAATACTAGAGTTAGCCCAAGGTTTCAAAATCTACTAAATGTTGGGAACTCAAACATTGAGAAGATAAGGAATGCAACTGACTCAGGAAAGAAATCAAATACTAGAGCTAGCCCTAACTCAAAGATTGTGAAGATACGGAATGAAACTGACTCGACAAAGATATCAAATACTAGAGTTAGCCCGAGGTTCCAAAATCTACCAAAATTTGAGAAGATGCGGGATGCAGCTGACACAAGAAAGAAATCAAATACTAGAGTTAGCCCAAGGTTTCAAAATCTACCTAATGGTGGTAACTCCAACAATGAGAAGAAAAGGGATGCAGCTCTCTCAACAAAGACATCAAATACTAGTGCTAGCCCAAGGTTCGAAAATCTACCAAATATTGAGAAGATATGGAATGCAACCgactcaagaacaacatcaaataCTAGAGTTAGCCCAAGGTTTCAAAATCTACCTAATGGTGGTAACTCCAACAATGAGAAGAAAAGGGATGCAACTCCCTCAACAAAGACATCAAATAGAGTTAGCCCAAGGTTCCAAAATCTACCAAAATTTGAGAAGATATGGGATGCAACCGACCCAAGAAAGAAATCAAATACTAGAGTTAGCCCAAGGTTCCAAAATCTACCTAATGGTGATAACTCCAATAATGAGAAATTAAGGGATGCAACTCTCTCAATAAAGACATCAAATACTAGAGTTAGCCCAAGGTTCCAAAATGTACCAAATGTTGATAACGCAAACATTGAGAAGACATGGGATGCAACTGACTCAAGAAAGACGTTAAATACTAGAGTTAGCCCAAGGTTTCAAAATCTACCAAATGGTGATAACTCAAACATTGGGAAGATACAGAATGTACCCGATTCAAGAAAGACACCAAATACTAGAGTTAGCCCCAGACTCCAAAGTATTCCTTTGGAGAAGAGACCCTTTTATGGTAGTAGCCAGAAGAGGAAAACGTTGGATGATTCTCAAGATGAGATTATGGTCAAAAAACACAAAGTTGGTAATGCAAAGCTGGGGTGTTTATCTAATGGTTATGTTAcagttgaaaatgatgaaaaagatgtTGCTGATTTACAGGAAACTGATTCAAAAGGGGGCAAGTATGGTGATGATTTGACCTCTATTCATGGAATAAGTACGACTATGGCAGTGAAAGATAAACTCAGGCTGTTCAATAAGTATTTCCTCCACTTCTCTAAG GCAGAAGATGCAAGATGCTATAGAGTGAATGGTAGTGCTACTGATCATGAAATTGCGAATGGTAAAATTAAGGAT AAAGAAGAAGGATGTGAAGGCCATGTTAAGCAGGCTAAGCGATCTAAGCACAAAGGCTGTGTGACTAAGCGCCCTGATCTGAAGGCGATTTCTGAG ATGTTGAACAAAAATGAAGTTCTGTGTCATGAGAGATACTTTGGTGATCTACCTG GTATTGAAGTTGGGCATCGCTTTTATTCTCGAGCTGAAATGGTTGCTGTAGGACTTCATAAACTCTTACAGAAGAGAATTGATTACATTGGAAAACCTTATGTTGAATCA GAGTACAATGGCTATACCTTCCCTCTCGCTGCTGCAATTGTGATGTCTGGTCAATATGAAGATGATTTTGGTAATAGGGAAGAAATTGTTTATACTGGTGAAGGTGAAAAGGATATACCTGGTAAAAAACGCCAATTCAGAGATCAAGTTATGCGTTGTGGTAATTTGGCTCTTAAA AACAACAAGAAGCAATCTGTGCCCATTAGAGTTATTCGTGGACATAAATGTGATGATAGTTACAGCAAAAAAGTATACATATATGATGGCTTATACAAG GTTACTGGCTATTGGGATGAGAAAGGTGTTTCTGGCTTTAAAGTTTTTAAGTACAGGTTGAAACGACTACGAGGACAAGATAATTTAACAAGCCAGAATCag GTTCACTTTGTACGAGGAAAAGTTTCTAGAGTTCAACAAGAATTGCCTGG GCTTGTGTGCAAGGACCTATCAAATGGTCAAGAAGATAAATGCATccctgtttttaatttttataatccTTCTTTGGCTCCAACAG GCTTTAAATATATCAATTCCATTAAAGTTGCCAAAAATGTGAGCATCCCACCAGATGCTCCTGGGTGCAATTGTAGAGGAAAGTGCACAAATCCAAGGTCATGTTCTTGTGCTCAACTTAATGGTGGTGACTTTCCATATGTTTCTCGTGATGGTGGCAG ATTGTTCGAAGCTAAAGATGTTGTATTTGAATGTGGTCCAAATTGTGGCTGTAGGCCTGAGTGCGTTAACCGTTCATCTCAGCAGGGACTAAAATACCAGCTTGAG GTCTATCGcactaaagaaaaaggatgggcaGTTAGATCTTTGGACTTTATTCCTTCTGGCGCACCAGTTTGCGAGTATGTTGGCATCCTAAGGAAGAATGATGAATTAGAAGATATTTCAGAAAATGACTACATATTTGAGATTGATTGCTGGCACACTATGAAAGGGATTGGAGGAAGAGAG GTGACGTTTCTCTTCCTATGTCAAACCTTGTGGATGAAGTTGATGAGAGAACTCTAG